A single genomic interval of Fimbriimonadaceae bacterium harbors:
- a CDS encoding DUF5693 family protein gives MPRWVWGCAALAALASLASIGYRYRAEQRNRAVTIVAEAETIQELGAAVDLPLNASLYSLKQEGLGGVVISEQFVSDLLLVGSVTMTSGENPGSPYLVTLQGPASTLDRVERGVVVRFGEGAAMRAAPDRLIVHRVAPMTVRNLAIGLNPYVAQAVRDAGLAIVARASNPAGAGAETVRETVRWMKELGASYFLPQGEQVLGRRDNLDVLEETLAQTGIRYCTPEFVKIGGDANVVAAAPENVVRLHSAQAAELDKLPLSEAVDRYVRAARERNMRMLLLRPLTYSAQQPIRSFGDFMAAIGVDLRKQGGDLGVSRPFEEPAPPRPLLWLIGLAVAPVAMWVGTLFVSDPRGRKVGYVVLGLLGIACWVDAGRSWMALVGAVTFPTLAYAAMLSRQSKSWVVEYLAMTATSLVGGLVVAGMLNGLPYLVRADQFSGVKAAHFLPIGLIGWLLFRKLADPKEALGGTIRWSQALLTLAALAALALMATRTGNDNPAAVSGLEIKFRSVLDALLFVRPRTKEFLVGHPLLILGLALWIRERAAGAKGNAAGWAAVALVAGSIGQTSVVNTLCHLHTPVALSLARIGVGFLAGGILGAILWALVARVFTRPGS, from the coding sequence AACGCGTCCTTGTACAGCCTGAAACAAGAGGGTCTGGGCGGAGTCGTGATCTCCGAGCAGTTCGTCTCGGATCTCCTTCTGGTGGGCTCCGTGACGATGACGTCCGGCGAGAACCCGGGAAGCCCCTACCTGGTCACCCTCCAAGGCCCCGCGTCGACCCTGGACCGGGTCGAGCGCGGCGTCGTGGTCCGGTTTGGAGAGGGCGCGGCGATGCGGGCCGCGCCGGACCGCCTCATCGTGCACCGCGTGGCGCCCATGACCGTGCGCAATCTCGCGATCGGGCTGAACCCCTACGTGGCCCAAGCGGTGCGCGACGCGGGGCTTGCGATCGTCGCGCGCGCGTCCAACCCCGCCGGCGCCGGCGCCGAGACCGTGCGCGAAACCGTGCGATGGATGAAGGAGCTGGGTGCCAGCTACTTCCTGCCGCAGGGGGAGCAGGTGTTGGGGCGGCGGGACAACCTGGACGTGCTCGAGGAAACCCTAGCCCAAACGGGCATCCGCTACTGCACGCCCGAGTTCGTGAAGATCGGCGGCGATGCGAACGTCGTGGCGGCGGCCCCGGAGAACGTGGTGCGCCTCCACTCCGCGCAAGCGGCCGAACTTGACAAACTCCCCCTCTCCGAGGCCGTCGACCGCTACGTGCGCGCCGCCCGCGAGCGCAACATGCGCATGCTCCTGCTGCGCCCCCTCACCTACTCTGCGCAGCAGCCGATTCGTTCGTTTGGCGACTTCATGGCCGCGATCGGGGTCGACCTTCGGAAGCAGGGCGGCGACCTCGGCGTCTCGCGCCCGTTCGAGGAGCCCGCGCCACCCCGTCCGTTGCTCTGGCTGATCGGGCTGGCCGTCGCTCCGGTGGCCATGTGGGTCGGGACGCTGTTCGTCTCCGATCCTCGCGGGCGGAAGGTCGGATACGTGGTCCTCGGGTTGTTGGGGATCGCGTGTTGGGTGGACGCGGGGCGCTCGTGGATGGCGCTCGTCGGAGCCGTGACGTTCCCGACGCTCGCGTACGCCGCGATGCTTTCCCGCCAGTCGAAGAGCTGGGTGGTCGAGTACCTGGCGATGACCGCGACGAGCCTCGTCGGCGGCCTCGTCGTGGCCGGCATGCTCAACGGGCTGCCCTACCTCGTGCGCGCGGACCAGTTCTCCGGCGTCAAGGCCGCCCACTTCCTGCCGATCGGCCTGATCGGTTGGCTGTTGTTCCGCAAGCTCGCCGATCCGAAGGAGGCGCTCGGGGGCACCATCCGCTGGAGCCAGGCCCTGTTGACGCTTGCGGCTCTGGCGGCGCTCGCGCTGATGGCGACCCGTACCGGCAACGACAATCCGGCCGCGGTGAGCGGCTTGGAGATCAAGTTCCGGAGCGTGCTGGACGCCCTGTTGTTCGTGCGGCCGCGCACGAAGGAGTTCCTGGTCGGCCACCCCCTTTTGATCCTCGGACTCGCGCTCTGGATCCGGGAGCGCGCGGCTGGGGCGAAGGGGAATGCGGCCGGTTGGGCCGCCGTGGCCCTGGTGGCGGGTTCGATCGGCCAGACCAGCGTTGTGAACACGTTGTGCCACCTCCATACGCCCGTGGCGCTGAGCTTGGCCCGCATCGGGGTGGGCTTCCTGGCGGGCGGTATACTCGGCGCGATTCTATGGGCGCTCGTGGCGCGGGTCTTCACGCGCCCAGGGAGCTAA
- the csaB gene encoding polysaccharide pyruvyl transferase CsaB translates to MAHLLLAGYLGCGNLGDDAMMLGFLHGLGGGHDVTVLSGNPEETFRLYGLPSVPRRDMGAVKQAIYTCDALVFPGGSVFQDVTSLKSVGYYSQLVRLAKAAKKPVAMVGQGVGPLNRYFGKQMAVGAFNAADAIVVRDPGSAALLRQLGVKTPVRVAADPVFLLPKPAEREDQTSFQVGEMRTVGLAPRPLGKRTKDVAQLFADLARLLFQGNFMPVLIEMDREEDGDLILQINKLQGGKVPDLRKVQTPMQLQQRIARMDSVIAMRLHAGVLATTVGVPPFMVSYDPKVTAFANLLDVATAPSIEGLTAQRLYENFVMFAKERERVLKVLERRTGELRKQAELNVEAVVECLRGAPGS, encoded by the coding sequence GTGGCGCACCTCCTCCTAGCCGGGTACCTGGGTTGCGGCAATCTGGGCGACGACGCGATGATGCTCGGTTTCCTCCACGGACTGGGCGGGGGCCACGACGTCACGGTGTTGAGCGGGAACCCCGAGGAGACCTTCCGACTGTACGGATTGCCCTCCGTCCCGCGCCGGGACATGGGCGCCGTCAAGCAGGCGATCTACACGTGCGATGCGCTCGTGTTTCCCGGAGGCAGCGTGTTCCAAGATGTCACCAGCCTCAAGAGCGTCGGCTACTACTCGCAGCTTGTGCGCCTGGCCAAGGCGGCCAAGAAGCCCGTGGCCATGGTCGGCCAGGGCGTCGGGCCGCTGAACCGCTACTTCGGCAAGCAGATGGCGGTCGGCGCGTTCAACGCCGCGGATGCGATCGTCGTGCGCGACCCGGGCTCGGCGGCGCTCCTACGGCAGTTGGGAGTGAAGACGCCCGTGCGGGTGGCGGCGGACCCCGTGTTCCTGCTTCCCAAACCGGCCGAGCGGGAGGACCAGACGAGCTTCCAGGTCGGGGAGATGCGCACCGTCGGGCTGGCCCCGCGCCCCCTGGGCAAGCGAACGAAGGACGTCGCGCAGCTTTTCGCCGATCTCGCGCGCCTGCTCTTCCAGGGGAACTTCATGCCGGTGCTGATCGAGATGGACCGCGAGGAGGACGGGGACCTCATCCTGCAGATCAACAAGCTGCAGGGCGGCAAGGTGCCCGACCTGCGCAAGGTGCAGACGCCGATGCAGTTGCAGCAACGCATCGCCCGGATGGACTCGGTGATCGCCATGCGCCTCCACGCGGGGGTGCTCGCCACCACGGTGGGCGTTCCGCCGTTCATGGTTTCCTACGACCCCAAAGTCACGGCTTTCGCCAACCTTCTGGACGTGGCCACGGCGCCTTCGATCGAAGGGTTGACCGCGCAACGCCTGTATGAGAACTTCGTGATGTTCGCGAAGGAGCGGGAGCGCGTGCTCAAGGTATTGGAGCGGCGCACGGGCGAACTACGCAAGCAGGCGGAACTGAACGTCGAAGCGGTCGTCGAGTGTCTAAGAGGAGCGCCGGGTTCGTAA